A genome region from Micromonospora peucetia includes the following:
- a CDS encoding RHS repeat-associated core domain-containing protein: MHDGIKSASGDQAMDLVPGLWRARPPLSRTLVTALAGAMALVMAVTVVGELPPPLESPVAGWDVAADGARGSDGGAAPRQRWDGASDTREASRQQANRKIPASQRSRHPQHSLPQQPTVPPNKASVQQPPAKQGRGYQPSTSQELAQERDARRQVYANADGTQTTVFSTAPVNYPAPGGGWAPIDPKLTADANSGWRNKADAMQVRLAARADAPAVARFALADGKAVSYGLAGAAPVPGRADGALVTYRGVLPGVDLELESRPGALKETLVLRSADAPRVYDFPLRLEGLTATLHDGAVRLSDASGTVRAVIPPGYVIDSAPVPVTSTAVSYQLLTVGGKPTLRVSADDGWLRDPARVYPVRLDPTVALPVAEGAADSAMYVHGAGSASGSSELRVGTVDGANAASYVRFGGLVDRLRYHTIYGAQLQVVNYDADSCRAREVTVHPVTASWSAGTGYSYPGPAVGAALASKSFAHGFVAFGEGSSACPAAAEAFDLGGAGGGLVQRWVNGEQPNHGLSLRASADPLSGKRFTGPATANPPRLYVTHSPYNASYEIPKPVPNPPVLQNQDGKVAVTVTNRSAEAWAAGAYYLAYRAYNSRTGAAVTQQRAANLAAPVARGAKVTLDATIKALPPGRYFLDFTMVRTGGAVFTDHQVPPGRIVLEVIDIAPVVQELYPPNGYAAPTLAPQLWARAVDIDAPPGLSLSYKFEVCERTESGGTTGCFDSGFQARTAWAVPAGRLHWSKTYQWRVIVKDAGNEVSSPSSVLRTAVPQPEITSRIAGATTAAGNREFDAQTGNVSTSAVDATVTTVGPQLNLARTYNSLDPRRDGAFGAGWSTHYDMRVVADADGSGNVLVTYPDGQQVRFGRNPDGTFAAPSGRTASLIWSGTTWTLVDKSRMTYQFSAAGRLTKITDAALRSIVLTYNAADGKLARARVSNSQTNTAGRSLTFTWSGAHVSSVAADAVNGTAPTWTYTYSGDLLTSVCAPGNACTRYAYAAGSHYRTGVLDAKPESYWRLGEPQGTAAGSEVAVNLGKDAGTHTGVTLGVAGALTGTANTAATFNGTSSAVDLPKGAVKKARDGAVELWFKSSTTGSGGPLLGYQDKALSATSTTGVPVLYVGTDGLLRGQFGGPAIAPLTSTVAVNDGRWHHVVLSAMGGVQTLYLDGAKMAERAGTTIEHSLLTFNQLGAAYATTPASWPGWGTTARRYFTGAIDEVAVYSHPLGQAAVTAHFQYATGTNQLTAVTLPSGKTAAQFTYDTATGRVTKHTDRHGGAWNIGAPLVYGGDTDLRRSVQVLDPGNRPHLYEYDAISGQLLRSGTPLGLETREEDRPGSPTPPPPPPPTEVCSTPDPGDPSFCTVIPGDAGGPVFVRHPLDGMAIRTFEYDDRGNQTVVTNENGDAVRMGHDKRGNVISKQTCRTAGVCHTTYTTYPATVTDQFDPRNDLPTESRDGRSASATDSTYRTSYTHTSFGELATQVNPDGSTVRHTWTTGGEAAYGGGTVPAGLLLTTTDARAKITRYAYYQNGDLYRVTKPSGLVTTHTYDALGRMLTATETSDAYPAGVVTSHTYDALSRVVGTTEPATTDAVTGQAHQKRSGTTYDVDGNVSRVEVDDVRGDDPTRTSTWEYDQSNRPTRITDAEGNETVKNYDRFGNETSVVDANGNRYDYAYTARNALAEVRLRAYAGDEGPTTGDYLVLHTYAYDHAGRMASDTDAMGRRLEYQYYGDDQLHRLVLKNFRKPDGGTRDYVVEENTYDGAGNRTRQVAANGTSVTQQTYTRTSAVASIVVNPGGAALTTSYTYDAMGNVTRVTHTGRGSNVPWTLSTTPEQVDYAYDDSGNPIRQTAVAGTVNRVTTSTYDQRGMLTAATDPLGRTIRYDHDELGRRIRVTAPSVAAEENGGTPSNVTPTTVTGYNTFDETAHTADARGNVTSFAYNRVGRPVGRTAPTYSPPAGLSPLKPTTTARYDAAGNVVETVDARGSATRYQYDQLGRLVSRDAPSGATDRAVTRYTYTRTGQLLSMTGPTGNRSEATYDDLDRQVTATVLERYPTARALTTNYRYDDGGNVTSVVSPSGATTSNVYDALGQLTRVVDPAGVATSYGYDYAGRQVRVSDGLGRTERIDYDQLGSIIAESDVAPDGSLLRSQTYGYDAAGNLTSAVSPAGATTSYEYDALGRLARQVEPATASTSISTSFGYDVAGNPTRYTDGRGNRTISTYNSWGLLESQIEPATTAHPNATDRTWTVAYNIAGQPTRLTSPGAVTRIRSYDTAGRLTSETGTGAGTPERALGYDLAGRLVRATALVGTDTYSWDDRGNLLGSAGRAGTASFSYDADSQLVSRIDGSGTSAYTYTKQRLTAARDGVTGVTQRYTYDAAGQPTSIDYGSGRTRAFTYDNLARVTTDVTRNQAGQSVSSVSYAYDVDDKLVGKTTTGTAGAGKNTYAYDLAGRLTSWTGPQGTVAYAWDASGNRIRAGAKTASYDERNRLLSDSDYTYTYTARGTLASRTSSGLTEKYAFDAFDRLTAAGSVTYAYDALNRVAARGGSSFGYAGMTDDVVTDGAGRYSRGPTGEVLGVGQGTEQLLALTDGHGDVVAGIDPADSTLGKLADSKAYDPFGKVVATEGDPGDLGFQGDWTDPTTGQVDMGARWYEPGTGAFVSRDPVNYSTGDAILANRYTYAAGDPLAHIDPDGYWPSCSWCKSVVNKVKKVASTVWSGAKRLGSRAWSVVRTGASAVVSGIRSVTSWVGSVIRSAAVTISNGARWLYNKARTAVNWISKKIRTTTVWIASKVSRVIKTVKGGVAAAATWARKKAEQAQAAFRVAQQRITQRAREVIEQVVRYNPIPTLAAVLKPVVSTIRTVVSVAVHIPAAVVATVRDVVADTVQAAEIIYQAAVEAAGTVVEAVSTATEAVVDFAEAAAPYVQDALNVVADAVGVTDLVDCVTKGDLEACAWTAATVAGFALGGVGGGAVRAARAARLVAQHGDEVAGALRGGTRLPTTRRVDDAADVASCATGNSFTGDTLVRMADGSTKPISKVDVGEKVLSTDPTTGRAGAFAVTAVIVGEGRKELVEVEVDTDGVRGSATATVTATEGHPFWSTERNTWVEAGDLAAGEELRTSAGGTGTVLATRERTERKRVYNLTVDTTHTFYVLAGALDLLVHNTDAGCPVHGPSILPESTTGTRPPGRCNCGDSKLDNNLPEVGRGPNGAGYHRGDDRMEDLKKVFEERKSRADLPNSVLGEAENLLETAADLWLPPGF, encoded by the coding sequence ATGCATGACGGCATCAAGAGCGCGTCAGGTGACCAGGCCATGGACCTGGTACCTGGTCTGTGGCGCGCGCGACCACCCCTGAGCCGGACGTTGGTCACCGCGCTGGCGGGAGCGATGGCCCTCGTCATGGCGGTGACCGTGGTGGGGGAGTTGCCGCCGCCGCTCGAATCCCCCGTGGCGGGCTGGGACGTGGCGGCCGACGGGGCCCGGGGCAGCGACGGCGGCGCCGCACCACGGCAGCGGTGGGATGGCGCGTCGGACACCCGCGAGGCTTCGCGCCAGCAGGCGAACCGGAAGATCCCCGCCTCCCAGCGGTCGCGCCATCCGCAGCACTCGCTGCCGCAGCAGCCGACCGTCCCGCCCAACAAGGCCTCCGTGCAGCAGCCACCGGCGAAACAGGGCCGTGGCTACCAGCCGAGCACCAGCCAGGAGTTGGCGCAGGAGCGCGACGCCCGCCGGCAGGTCTACGCCAACGCCGACGGCACCCAGACCACCGTGTTCTCCACCGCACCGGTCAACTACCCGGCCCCCGGCGGCGGCTGGGCGCCGATCGACCCGAAGCTGACCGCCGACGCCAATTCCGGCTGGCGAAACAAGGCAGACGCGATGCAGGTCCGGCTCGCCGCGCGGGCCGACGCCCCGGCCGTGGCCCGCTTCGCCCTCGCCGACGGCAAGGCCGTGTCGTACGGGCTGGCCGGTGCCGCGCCGGTGCCCGGTCGGGCCGACGGTGCGCTGGTCACCTACCGTGGCGTGCTGCCCGGCGTGGACCTCGAACTGGAGTCACGCCCCGGGGCCCTGAAGGAGACGCTGGTGCTGCGCTCCGCGGATGCGCCGCGGGTGTACGATTTCCCGCTGCGCCTCGAAGGGCTCACCGCGACGCTGCACGACGGCGCGGTGCGGCTGTCCGACGCTTCCGGGACGGTGCGGGCCGTCATCCCGCCGGGCTACGTCATCGACTCCGCGCCCGTTCCGGTGACCTCGACGGCTGTCAGCTACCAACTGCTCACCGTCGGCGGTAAGCCGACCCTGCGGGTGTCCGCGGACGACGGGTGGCTGCGCGACCCGGCCCGGGTCTACCCGGTGCGTCTGGACCCGACGGTCGCGCTGCCGGTCGCGGAGGGTGCCGCCGACTCGGCCATGTACGTGCACGGCGCCGGCTCCGCCTCGGGCAGCAGCGAACTGCGGGTCGGCACGGTGGACGGCGCCAACGCCGCTTCGTACGTCAGGTTCGGTGGCCTGGTGGACCGGCTGCGCTACCACACCATCTACGGCGCGCAGTTGCAGGTGGTCAACTACGACGCCGACTCCTGCCGGGCGCGGGAGGTGACCGTGCACCCGGTGACGGCCTCGTGGTCGGCCGGCACCGGCTACTCCTATCCCGGCCCGGCGGTCGGTGCGGCGCTGGCCAGCAAGTCGTTCGCGCACGGCTTCGTCGCGTTCGGCGAGGGATCCTCGGCCTGCCCCGCCGCGGCCGAGGCGTTCGATCTGGGGGGCGCCGGGGGCGGCCTGGTGCAACGGTGGGTCAACGGGGAACAGCCGAACCACGGCCTGTCGCTGCGCGCCTCCGCCGATCCGCTCAGCGGCAAGCGGTTCACCGGCCCCGCGACGGCCAACCCGCCGAGGTTGTACGTGACGCACAGCCCGTACAACGCTTCCTACGAGATCCCGAAGCCGGTGCCCAACCCGCCGGTGTTGCAGAACCAGGACGGCAAGGTCGCCGTGACGGTGACCAACCGCAGTGCCGAGGCATGGGCGGCGGGTGCCTACTATCTGGCCTACCGGGCCTACAACTCGCGGACCGGCGCGGCGGTAACCCAGCAGCGTGCGGCCAACCTGGCCGCCCCGGTGGCCCGTGGCGCCAAGGTCACCCTGGACGCGACAATCAAGGCCCTGCCACCGGGCCGGTACTTCCTCGACTTCACCATGGTGCGCACCGGCGGCGCCGTCTTCACCGACCATCAGGTGCCGCCCGGCCGGATCGTGCTCGAGGTCATCGACATCGCGCCGGTGGTGCAGGAGCTCTACCCGCCGAACGGCTACGCCGCGCCCACCCTGGCCCCGCAGCTGTGGGCCCGCGCGGTGGACATCGACGCGCCCCCGGGACTGTCGCTGTCCTACAAGTTCGAGGTGTGCGAGCGGACGGAGTCCGGCGGCACCACCGGGTGCTTCGACTCCGGCTTCCAGGCCAGGACCGCCTGGGCCGTGCCGGCCGGCCGGCTGCACTGGAGCAAGACCTACCAGTGGCGGGTGATCGTCAAGGACGCCGGCAACGAGGTCTCGTCACCGAGCTCGGTACTGCGCACCGCCGTGCCGCAGCCGGAGATCACCTCGCGGATCGCGGGTGCGACGACGGCGGCGGGTAACCGCGAGTTCGATGCCCAGACCGGCAACGTGTCCACCAGTGCGGTGGACGCCACAGTCACCACGGTCGGCCCTCAGCTGAACCTGGCCCGCACCTACAACAGCCTCGACCCACGGCGTGACGGCGCGTTCGGTGCCGGCTGGTCGACCCACTACGACATGCGTGTCGTCGCCGACGCGGACGGCTCCGGCAACGTGCTGGTCACCTACCCGGACGGGCAGCAGGTGCGCTTCGGCAGGAACCCCGACGGCACCTTCGCCGCCCCGTCGGGCCGCACCGCGTCGCTGATCTGGAGCGGCACCACCTGGACACTGGTCGACAAGTCGAGGATGACGTACCAGTTCTCCGCCGCCGGCCGGCTCACGAAGATCACCGACGCGGCCCTGCGGTCGATCGTGCTCACCTACAACGCCGCCGACGGGAAGCTGGCCCGGGCGCGGGTCTCCAACAGCCAGACCAACACCGCCGGCCGGTCGCTGACCTTCACCTGGTCCGGGGCGCACGTCAGCAGCGTCGCCGCGGACGCGGTCAACGGCACCGCGCCCACGTGGACCTACACCTACAGCGGTGACCTGCTCACCTCGGTCTGCGCCCCCGGCAACGCCTGCACCCGGTACGCCTACGCGGCCGGCTCGCACTACCGCACCGGAGTGCTCGACGCCAAGCCCGAGTCGTACTGGCGGCTGGGCGAGCCGCAGGGCACCGCCGCCGGCAGCGAGGTCGCCGTCAACCTGGGCAAGGACGCCGGCACCCACACGGGCGTGACCCTCGGCGTGGCGGGCGCGCTGACCGGCACCGCCAACACCGCGGCCACCTTCAACGGCACCTCCTCGGCCGTCGACCTGCCCAAGGGGGCGGTGAAGAAGGCCCGCGACGGCGCGGTCGAGCTGTGGTTCAAGTCCAGCACCACCGGCAGTGGTGGCCCGCTGCTCGGCTATCAGGACAAGGCCCTCAGCGCCACCTCCACCACCGGGGTGCCGGTGCTGTACGTGGGCACCGACGGCCTGCTCCGCGGTCAGTTCGGTGGCCCCGCGATCGCGCCGCTGACCTCCACCGTCGCCGTCAACGACGGACGCTGGCACCACGTGGTGCTGTCGGCGATGGGCGGCGTGCAGACGCTCTATCTCGACGGCGCCAAGATGGCCGAGCGCGCCGGCACCACGATCGAGCACTCGCTGCTCACCTTCAACCAGCTCGGCGCGGCGTACGCGACGACGCCGGCGTCCTGGCCCGGCTGGGGCACCACGGCACGCCGGTACTTCACCGGTGCGATCGACGAGGTGGCCGTCTACTCCCACCCGTTGGGCCAGGCGGCGGTCACCGCGCACTTCCAGTACGCCACCGGCACCAACCAGTTGACCGCGGTGACCCTGCCGAGCGGCAAGACCGCGGCGCAGTTCACGTACGACACCGCGACCGGCCGGGTCACGAAGCACACCGACCGGCACGGCGGCGCGTGGAACATCGGCGCGCCCCTGGTGTACGGCGGCGACACCGACCTGCGCCGCAGCGTGCAGGTGCTGGACCCGGGCAACCGGCCGCACCTGTACGAGTACGACGCGATCAGCGGCCAGTTGCTGCGCTCCGGCACCCCACTCGGGCTGGAAACACGCGAGGAGGACCGGCCCGGCTCGCCCACCCCGCCACCACCACCGCCACCGACCGAGGTGTGCTCCACCCCCGACCCGGGCGACCCGTCCTTCTGCACCGTCATCCCGGGTGACGCGGGCGGACCGGTGTTCGTGCGGCACCCGCTGGACGGGATGGCGATCCGCACGTTCGAGTACGACGACCGCGGCAACCAGACCGTGGTCACGAACGAGAACGGCGACGCCGTGCGGATGGGCCACGACAAGCGCGGCAACGTCATCTCCAAGCAGACCTGCCGCACCGCCGGCGTCTGCCACACCACCTACACGACCTATCCGGCGACGGTGACCGACCAGTTCGACCCGCGTAACGACCTGCCGACCGAGTCGCGGGACGGGCGTTCGGCCAGCGCCACCGACAGCACCTACCGGACCAGCTACACCCACACCTCGTTCGGGGAGCTGGCGACCCAGGTCAACCCGGACGGCAGCACCGTCAGGCACACCTGGACCACCGGTGGCGAGGCGGCGTACGGCGGTGGCACCGTGCCGGCCGGGCTGCTGCTGACCACGACCGACGCGCGGGCCAAGATCACCCGCTACGCCTACTACCAGAACGGCGACCTCTACCGGGTCACGAAGCCGTCCGGGTTGGTCACCACCCACACCTACGACGCGCTCGGCCGGATGCTCACCGCCACGGAGACCTCCGACGCCTACCCGGCGGGCGTGGTCACCAGCCACACCTACGACGCGCTGTCGCGGGTGGTCGGCACCACCGAGCCGGCCACCACCGACGCCGTCACCGGCCAGGCGCACCAGAAGCGCTCCGGGACCACCTACGACGTGGACGGCAACGTGTCCCGCGTCGAGGTCGACGACGTGCGCGGCGACGATCCGACCCGCACCAGCACCTGGGAGTACGACCAGTCCAACCGGCCGACCAGGATCACGGACGCGGAGGGCAACGAGACCGTCAAGAACTACGACCGGTTCGGCAACGAGACCTCCGTCGTGGACGCGAACGGTAACCGGTACGACTACGCCTACACCGCGCGCAACGCGCTGGCCGAGGTCCGGTTGCGGGCGTACGCCGGCGACGAGGGCCCCACCACCGGCGACTACCTGGTGCTGCACACCTACGCGTACGACCACGCCGGCCGGATGGCCAGCGACACCGACGCGATGGGTCGGCGGCTGGAATACCAGTACTACGGCGACGACCAGTTGCACCGCCTCGTACTGAAGAACTTCCGCAAACCCGACGGCGGTACGCGTGACTACGTGGTGGAGGAGAACACATACGACGGCGCGGGCAACCGCACCCGGCAGGTCGCGGCCAACGGCACCTCGGTCACCCAGCAGACGTACACCAGGACCAGCGCCGTCGCCAGCATCGTGGTCAACCCCGGCGGCGCCGCGCTGACCACGTCGTACACGTACGACGCGATGGGCAACGTCACCCGGGTGACACACACCGGCCGGGGGTCCAACGTGCCGTGGACCCTCTCCACCACCCCGGAGCAGGTCGACTACGCCTACGACGACAGCGGCAACCCGATCCGTCAGACGGCCGTCGCCGGCACGGTCAACCGGGTCACCACCAGCACCTACGACCAGCGTGGAATGCTGACCGCCGCCACCGACCCGCTCGGGCGGACGATCCGCTATGACCACGACGAGCTGGGCCGCCGGATCAGGGTGACCGCCCCGTCGGTCGCCGCCGAGGAGAACGGCGGCACGCCGAGCAACGTCACGCCGACCACCGTCACCGGCTACAACACCTTCGACGAGACCGCGCACACGGCCGACGCCCGGGGCAACGTCACCAGCTTCGCCTACAACCGAGTGGGCCGCCCGGTCGGCAGGACCGCCCCGACGTACTCGCCACCCGCCGGGTTGAGCCCGTTGAAGCCCACCACGACGGCCCGCTACGACGCCGCCGGCAACGTCGTCGAGACCGTCGACGCCCGGGGCAGCGCCACCCGCTACCAGTACGACCAGTTGGGGCGGCTGGTCAGCCGGGACGCGCCGAGCGGAGCCACGGACCGGGCGGTGACCCGGTACACCTACACCCGTACCGGTCAGTTGCTGTCGATGACCGGTCCCACCGGCAACCGGTCGGAGGCCACCTACGACGACCTCGACCGGCAGGTGACCGCGACGGTGCTGGAGCGGTACCCGACCGCCCGCGCGCTCACCACGAACTACCGCTACGACGACGGTGGCAACGTCACGTCGGTCGTGTCACCCAGCGGCGCCACCACCTCCAACGTGTACGACGCGCTCGGTCAGCTCACCCGGGTGGTCGATCCCGCCGGGGTGGCCACCAGCTACGGCTACGACTACGCCGGCCGGCAGGTGCGCGTGAGCGACGGGCTGGGCCGTACCGAGCGGATCGACTACGACCAGCTCGGGTCGATCATCGCCGAGTCGGACGTGGCGCCGGACGGTTCGCTCCTGCGCAGCCAGACCTACGGCTATGACGCCGCCGGCAACCTGACCTCGGCGGTCAGCCCCGCTGGCGCGACCACCAGCTACGAGTACGACGCGCTCGGGCGCCTGGCCCGGCAGGTGGAGCCGGCCACCGCCAGCACCTCGATCAGCACCAGCTTCGGCTACGACGTGGCCGGCAACCCCACCCGCTACACCGACGGGCGGGGCAACCGCACCATCTCCACGTACAACAGCTGGGGGCTGTTGGAGTCGCAGATCGAGCCGGCGACCACCGCCCACCCCAACGCGACCGACCGCACCTGGACGGTGGCGTACAACATCGCCGGGCAGCCGACCAGGCTCACCTCGCCCGGCGCGGTGACCCGGATCCGCAGCTACGACACGGCGGGCCGGCTGACCAGCGAGACCGGCACCGGTGCCGGCACCCCGGAGCGTGCCCTCGGTTACGACCTGGCCGGCCGGCTGGTCCGGGCCACCGCGCTGGTCGGCACCGACACGTACAGCTGGGACGACCGGGGGAACCTGCTCGGCTCCGCCGGCCGGGCCGGCACCGCCAGCTTCAGCTACGACGCCGACAGCCAGCTGGTCAGCCGGATCGACGGCTCCGGAACCTCCGCCTACACCTACACGAAGCAGCGACTGACCGCGGCCCGCGACGGTGTCACCGGTGTCACCCAGCGTTACACCTACGACGCCGCCGGGCAGCCGACCAGCATCGACTACGGCTCCGGCCGCACCCGCGCCTTCACCTACGATAACCTGGCGCGGGTCACCACCGACGTCACCCGCAACCAGGCCGGGCAGTCGGTCAGCTCGGTCAGCTACGCCTACGACGTCGACGACAAGCTGGTCGGCAAGACAACGACCGGAACGGCCGGGGCGGGCAAGAACACCTACGCCTACGACCTGGCCGGGCGGCTGACCTCGTGGACCGGCCCGCAGGGCACCGTCGCGTACGCCTGGGACGCCTCCGGCAACCGGATCCGGGCCGGCGCGAAGACGGCCAGCTACGACGAGCGCAACCGCCTGCTGTCCGATTCGGACTACACCTACACCTACACCGCGCGGGGCACGCTCGCCTCGCGGACCAGCTCCGGACTGACCGAGAAGTACGCCTTCGACGCGTTCGACCGGCTCACCGCCGCCGGCAGCGTGACGTACGCGTACGACGCGCTGAACCGGGTGGCGGCCCGTGGCGGCTCCTCGTTCGGTTACGCGGGCATGACGGACGACGTCGTCACCGACGGCGCTGGCCGCTACTCGCGGGGGCCGACCGGTGAGGTCCTCGGTGTCGGCCAGGGCACCGAGCAGTTGCTGGCGCTCACCGACGGGCACGGCGACGTGGTGGCCGGCATCGACCCCGCCGACAGCACGCTGGGCAAGCTGGCCGACTCGAAGGCCTACGACCCGTTCGGCAAGGTCGTCGCCACCGAGGGCGACCCGGGTGACCTGGGCTTCCAGGGTGACTGGACGGACCCGACCACCGGTCAGGTCGACATGGGCGCGCGTTGGTACGAGCCCGGCACCGGCGCGTTCGTCTCCCGCGACCCGGTCAACTACAGCACCGGCGACGCGATCCTGGCCAACCGGTACACCTACGCGGCGGGCGACCCGCTGGCACACATCGACCCGGACGGGTACTGGCCCTCGTGCAGCTGGTGCAAATCCGTGGTCAACAAGGTCAAGAAGGTGGCCTCCACGGTCTGGTCCGGGGCGAAGCGTCTGGGCTCCAGGGCCTGGTCCGTGGTGCGGACGGGGGCCTCCGCCGTCGTGTCCGGCATCAGGTCAGTGACCAGCTGGGTCGGCTCGGTGATCCGGAGCGCGGCCGTCACGATCTCCAACGGCGCCAGGTGGCTCTACAACAAGGCCCGAACGGCGGTGAACTGGATCAGCAAGAAGATCAGAACCACGACCGTCTGGATCGCCAGCAAGGTCTCCCGTGTGATCAAGACGGTGAAGGGCGGCGTCGCGGCGGCGGCGACTTGGGCGAGAAAGAAAGCCGAGCAGGCGCAGGCGGCGTTCCGTGTGGCACAGCAGCGGATCACCCAGCGGGCGCGTGAGGTCATCGAGCAGGTGGTGCGGTACAACCCGATTCCGACCCTGGCCGCCGTGCTGAAGCCGGTCGTGTCGACCATCAGGACGGTGGTGTCGGTCGCGGTACACATTCCGGCCGCAGTGGTGGCCACCGTGCGGGACGTGGTGGCCGACACGGTCCAGGCGGCCGAGATCATCTATCAGGCGGCCGTCGAGGCGGCCGGCACGGTCGTCGAGGCGGTCTCCACGGCGACCGAGGCGGTGGTGGACTTCGCCGAGGCTGCGGCGCCGTACGTGCAAGACGCACTGAACGTCGTCGCCGACGCCGTCGGTGTCACCGACCTGGTCGACTGCGTGACCAAGGGTGACCTCGAGGCGTGTGCCTGGACCGCGGCGACCGTCGCCGGCTTCGCCCTCGGTGGCGTCGGCGGCGGCGCGGTGCGCGCGGCGCGCGCGGCGCGACTGGTCGCCCAGCACGGCGACGAGGTCGCCGGCGCCCTCCGCGGCGGAACACGGCTGCCGACCACGCGGCGGGTGGACGACGCCGCCGACGTCGCCTCCTGCGCCACCGGCAACAGTTTCACCGGCGACACGCTGGTCCGCATGGCGGACGGCTCGACCAAGCCGATCAGCAAGGTCGACGTGGGGGAGAAGGTGCTCTCCACCGATCCCACCACCGGTCGCGCCGGCGCCTTCGCGGTCACCGCCGTCATCGTCGGCGAGGGGCGCAAGGAACTGGTCGAGGTCGAGGTGGACACCGACGGTGTGCGCGGTTCGGCGACCGCCACGGTCACCGCCACCGAGGGTCACCCGTTCTGGTCGACCGAGCGGAACACCTGGGTCGAAGCCGGCGACCTGGCCGCCGGCGAGGAGTTGCGGACCTCCGCCGGGGGCACCGGGACCGTGCTGGCCACCCGCGAACGGACCGAGCGGAAGCGGGTCTACAACCTCACCGTCGACACGACGCACACGTTCTACGTGCTCGCCGGCGCGCTGGACCTGCTGGTGCACAACACCGACGCCGGATGCCCGGTCCACGGTCCCTCCATCCTGCCCGAATCGACAACCGGCACCCGGCCCCCGGGCAGGTGCAACTGCGGCGACTCGAAGCTGGACAACAACCTCCCCGAGGTGGGGCGAGGTCCCAACGGCGCCGGCTATCACCGCGGTGACGACCGCATGGAGGACCTGAAGAAGGTGTTCGAGGAGCGGAAGAGTCGGGCGGACCTACCCAACAGCGTCCTCGGTGAGGCCGAGAACCTTCTCGAGACCGCTGCCGATCTGTGGCTCCCGCCCGGCTTCTGA